From the genome of Paralichthys olivaceus isolate ysfri-2021 chromosome 4, ASM2471397v2, whole genome shotgun sequence:
cccgCAGCCATCTCTTGCTGAGTTCGACAGTGCTTTCCAGGTGGTGTTTGTCGACCCCTCTGGACATCTCAACATGTGTGCTGACATGACCGCTTGTACCTACAAACAGGTAAAAATGCAATCAGAGTTACGTTTTTACCCGTGATATGAAGCAACAGGTtttgatcattttcaaattggtTCTCAGCTGCAGCACGAGGCGTCTGTGTCGATGCAGTTCTGGGACAACCCCACAGTGGATGGGTTCCACAGCCTCCTCATGACGCCCAAACCCATGATAAGGACAAGCGACCACGTATTCCAGTACGGCTGAGATCATCAACTAATGCAACAACTTTTCTCATTCTGTTTGTCTTCCCATCCTGATTCATTCAGTTCCTCTTCCACTCAGGTTATGTGAGCTGGCCAAGCTTCAGTCCAGCTGTAAGAAACTGAATCTCCTCAATGAGCTGATGGACCACAGTGGAGATTATGTCCATGCTTCTCTCCCGTTCCTACTGTCACTGCTTCAGCAAGGACTGGGCCAAAGGATTCACCTGCTCacccactccctctctcctgacCCTGAGGTGGGAAAGATTTACATTCAGGGTCTACAGTGATCCACACAAATTATTAACCTCCAacaaggaggttgtttttttgctgttagtctgtttgtttgtctgttagcaagATAATGCAAATCGTTTGAGTCgttttttcataatcctgctgtctaacacaaattaaaacataaccttctcAGTGGAGTTAATCATATCTGCATTAATACTTTTACAGCAGTGTATGTTAGTGATTAAAACTGCCCATACACAACATTGAgtcaaatatatttacattctACAATCTTTAAACCAACAAGTTGTTaacttgattcattttttttgtttcatcacagtGGTCTGTGGAGAGCGAAGCCCCTAAACACAAAGCTcaacctcctctctccttcggTCTGCTCTTGAAGCCGGAGCTGGCGGCCTCTGTGCTTGAAAGAGGTCCACCTGCAGACAGCCCCAAGGTAACCCCACCGGTGTCTGtcttctgtgcatgtgtgcggcGTTTCAttccttatttttttccccaccgGGGTAAAGGTAGTTTCACATATTTGAGTGCAATATCTGAAGTGCAGGGAAGATGGAGCACACTTGTACTACATTTTCACACAGGCTAAATCTATGTTCTTATATAGAAAGAACTGCTCACTCTACCATGGTTAGCATGTAGCATGGttacaatatttttaaatgtagtaCTTATGGCCACAAATTAGTTGCATTTCTAATATGACTGATATTTGCAATTTTATACTTTTTTCCTGCTAGGCGGCCGAGTTTCGCCAGCTGTGGGGTCCTCGCTCTGAGCTGCGTCGCTTCCAGGACGGTGGCATCACCGAGGCTGTGCTGTGGGACGGAGAGAGCATGTGCCAAAAACGATTGGTCCCCAAACAGATCATCTCACACCTGCTACAGctgtatgtattttatcattggATCAGCATACTGAGACACAACAGCCATCACATTAATACTGGTTATGATACAGTGGTAGTTTGATTAGTGTGTTTCTATCTGTACAAGTATTCACTTTGATACCATGGTAAAAGAAATCTATTTTGTCACTACCATGTACAAAACATCACTAATTTTACCACTGGCTTTATGTAGCTAAGTATTTAACTACCTTCAAAGGGAGTTCCCATGTGGTTCCATGGTTTAACAGTCCGCACTCTGGATGAATGAAGAGTTTAATTCTCAGAGGGACCTGTGATTTTTGTGGGCAGCTGTGGCACAGGAGGTATATAgagggtcagtggtttgatccctaaCTCCTAGAGTCTGCATTCTTaagtgcccttgggcaagatactgaatcccCCATTTCTCCTGAATGTTTATGAATGgtgctgaagaagaaaaactatatgaatgtgtgggtgaatgggCTGTTGtaacttgtactgtaaagtgcatTGAGCAGACtggaaaagcgctatataaatacagtctattaattattattttcagtttgtatcATTCTCAACACCAGCAGGTATCAGCATAGGGGAAAGTATCTATTGTTAAAGCCCTATTATCTCCCCTTTCTTTCTGAATGTTGTGGCCACCGCTGCACCACAGTATCCTTACCCTATGATTGGTATAGGAAGTCAAACCTTCATCATGATGGGTTATTTAAGTTATGCATTTCTGTTTACAAAGATCATCATGTCAACATGCTCTGGGCTCAGTCTTGTACGCATTGTTGCAAACGCTTGTCCAGACTCAGACAACAAAGACGGTAGCGACACGCCGGGTACGCACAAATAGTGTCTTGCCAGAGTTGCCAGTTTGGGGAATCTCGGTCCATTTACCCTCCACCAGTCAAGGGGGTTTATGTCCAATGAGGGGGCAATGTCTCTCAAGTAGTAATCTACCTGAGCCTCGGAGTCTGTGGCATAGGAGGAGCTGTAGTTGTCTCCGAGGAGCAACATCATGGTGTTTTTGGTGTCACTTCTCATTTGTGAGGGCATGGCCACCTGGCTAATATCAGGCGTGATCAGGGTTTCTTGCTGTTCATCCTTTGGCCCCACTGTGGTAGTTATGACATCTAACTTTGAAACCAGCTCATGCAGTTTGACCTTCGCAGCCAGTCTCCCTGTTGGCGTCAGGAAGCTGAGATGTTTGTGACGTGGGTCCAGCATCGAGGCGATCAGAGCTGGTTTGGACGACAAGTCATTAGAGTCGACCTGCAAACAgtataataacagtaataagggaatatatgaatattattatttttgatatatAACTAATATCATAACCAAATGCATTTTACTTAGTTTATGCCTACCTCCATGTGACTTCTAAGTGACGTCTGAACTTTCAGCTTAAACTCAGAAACTTGTTCAACATCATTCTCTCTTGGCACAAGGTGAGTCTGAATGAGGCTGAACGTGATTGGGTAGATGTTTGAAATGGACACCTCCGTTTCAGCAGATATGACTGTCGTTGCCCATTTCAGTGTTGCCAGTACAGGTGTGAAATTCTCAATTATTTGCCAGCAGTCATCTTCAATCTCAAGGGTCTGGGCTTCCTGTCTGTTGGTGACTGTGCGGTCGGACAGCACGGCTTTAATAGCCCACCTTTGCTCGAGTAAGCGTTCAAACATATCACAGATCGTGTCCCATCGAGCTTTGCTGGACTGGATGAGCTTGTGCTGCGGCAGGCACATCTGAACCTGCTTCTGTCCCAAGGCCTCACTCGCCAGGATGTTGTAACTGAAGTGCTTGGCAAGTTTCCCTGCAGCAATTATGATGCGGACTAAATCCTCACTCAGCCCATCACTCACTGCCTGTTGCAGTGTTGTGGCAAAGCAAGTGGCGTAGTCCCAGCTGACACGGGAACATGCACGCGCTGATAAAATGTCTTGTGTGTTGTTATGAACACACGCGGTCACTTTCCCGGGGATACCCCACGTCTTCACGGTGTTGAGAAGCTTCTCTGTGACGCTGTCTGTAGTGGGGTGGCTGTCTGATGACagcttgtgtgtctgcagcacaGCTGACCTGCCCTGCCACTCCTCCGTTATGAACGAGCAGGACACTGTGATGTACCTTTGGAAGGGCAGAGCTGTCCAGAATTCAGCAGTGAGAGCCACTTTCTCCACTCGACCCAGCTgcaccaccagctcctccaccttctCATGGAAGTGTCCTTCAATAAGACGTGTGATATCCCCAGCAGAGGGCATTTTATAATTATGCACTGTGTATGCCAGTAGTTCTCGAAACCCATCCCCGCTAACCACGCTGATGGGGAGCATGTCCTTCTCTATCATCCTGGAGATGAGTTCAGTCACCTCGGCGTGTGTGGCCAGTGACACCCCGTCGTTAGGCATCGTGTCCGGGTGCTTGTTCTTGATGTGGTACATCATGCTGGTGGTGCTGCTCCTGTACTTCAGTTTGGTGTCACACATGGTGCAGTGGACCTCGTCGTCCACTTTGATGAAAATGTCCCACACGGAGCTCCGCTTCAGGCGCTTCCTCTCCCCGTAGTCTCGCTCGTGGATGTTGGCGGCCACGTTGGGAGACATGATGTTGACCTGCATGATGTCCTGGTTGTTAGCGGCGCTCTCCTCCTCGCTGCTGCACTGGACGGTGCAGATCACCGGCTTCTCGTCCTCGTCCAGCGGCGCAATGTACGGATGGTGCCTGCTCATGTGGTTCATCATGGTGCTGGTGGCTCCGCCGCAGTACTTAAGCGTCGCGTCGCATTTCATGCAGCGGACGAAGTTGCCCACTTGTTCGAAGCAGTCCCACACCGAGCTGCGTCTCCTGCCGGTCCGCTTCATGTCCCGAGCCGCTGCGGAACACCGAGCCCAGGGTTGTTTTCGTTAGCAAGCGAGCTAATGCTAGTGCTAACTGCCACCGCAAGCATGTAATAAAAGCCTAAATGAAGCCCCAGCTGACCTCAGCACATGCcctgacagcagcaggcagcgTGGTGAGTGGATGTGTGGATTGGCTTTCGCCTCTCTTGtctgttttcaaatcaaatgtgatgTTTATTGTCCATCAGACACGCAGAGATCCCCGAGTCCTGCGTGCGGTATGTGGGGGCGATGGTGGATGGCGTCATCAAGACGGGAAGTGAGGTAAATCGTTGCgattacatttttttgccatttaaagtaaaaataaatatagttaattttgtgtttttatatcttgGTGTATATTCTTCTATGGGAGCCATACAGTATCTGTTTACCCttgtacatttatttacttattttcagGCATGTCATTGGTGTGTTTACTTACcttttgttatttatattatggTGTTTCAGGCCTGAATTGTTGGTATGTTTATATAATTGCATGGTGTTTAAATATTGCAGACCACCAGTGCAGTGGGTCAGTACTGCACCATATAATAAgatgactttattcatcccatgCAGTAgaaattcagttgttacagAAGCAGATAGTCAGAATGAGGTCGATAAAATAACACACGAACGGATAAAAAAGAATAACAGAGAAGTAAGGTACAGAGAATATGTACATATGTACACTTTTCACTACATCAGAAAGGCTAAGGATGCTTTTGTgcaaaagaacatttttaacaacAATATTATACACTTCTTCAGGTGCCCagtacaggagaggaggagagtctGAAGGTGGTTCAGTCTTATGATGACCTGAGTAGAAAACTGTGGAGGCTGGAGGGTCTGCCTCTCTCTATCACAGCAGTGCAAGGAGCTCACCCTGCGCTCAGATACACACAGGTAAAGCCTCTGGTGCTCAACAGGCAAACTGTTCTTATTCATGTAATTTTAAGTAAAATTtacagtaatttaaaaaaaactgtaggtATTGTACCTTGTGACTGTTCTAATATTTCAACTGTGCCTTTCAGGTCTTTCCCCCTCAGCCACTGAAGCTGGACTATTCGTTCTTTGAGAGAGAAAAGATTTCCAGATCCTTGGTGCCAAAGGAAGATAAACCGTGCCCTGCTTATATCACCCCTATCACAGGTCAGTGCTTCATCTACCTTCATGTCGGCCCCTGCCTTTCTTGTCTCTActctaataaaataataaaaggcaGGAATACCAATTAAGATGCAAGAGATAAATTATTATGCACTGTCTGCTTTAGAGAATACATTACACATCAATTTCCACTCTcacttattttctcttttccttgcacgtgtgatttatttttattatcatggATGACGACATGAGGGTTACATAATGACTAACTTACAACTCATGTTTTCAAAGCTTGAAGATTACAGGAACTTAACCACAGATATTAAGCCTTATAGACTCTTAAAACCCTCATTGTTGCAGTGATTTGTCACATGGAGGGGAGTGGAAAGTGGCCTCACGACCGCCTTGCCATCCGTCACATCCGTGCCGCTTTCCACAATAGCCTGGGAGAGTTGCTCAAGAGCCACCATAATTATACATGCAGGCCCTGCCCCACACACCTGGATGTCTGGAAGGTGAGCTTGTGAACATGACTCACGTTGTCTGTGAACTTGACTGTAGAGATGATGCAAAACATGCTTCTGGGAATCTTGTTAAATCGTGATGTCGTTTAACAATGGCTCGGTTGTTTACATCGTCTTATCTCCATTTGGTCACGCATCCAGGATGGCTTAGCGTTCCGGATACAGGTGGCCTATCATCGGGAGCCTCAGGTGCTGAGGGAGAGCGTGAATGCAGAGGGCCTGCTGGTTGTGAGGGACAATGAGGAGGCTCAGGCTCTGGAGATGGCCACGATTCACAAACCTCTGCTCACGAGCACATTACATGGGTAAAACTAAAGCAGTGACGCAAAGTaaaacctgtgtgtttgtgtgagaaagCAGTGTTGCAGCTAGAATCTTTACAGTTATTTTAGcgtcatgttttcactttcttaaacttTTCCTCCCTGTTCttcttattttagttttttccccgtgtcattgtttttttacttcctctgtGATTTCActattactttattttcttctccatTCTTTACATTCCATATTTTTGTTGtcaggctgcagcaggagcaCCCATGTTTTGGGGCCGTTTGTCGCCTGGTCAAACGCTGGCTGGGGGCTCAGCTCTTCAGTGAGGACATCACAGAGGACACGGCCGACCTGCTGGTGGCATCACTTTTCCTGCAGCCCGCACCTTTCACTCCTCCTGGGTGACTACCACTTCAAATTTTTTGATAATCCGTGCACGTTATCGGGGTCATCTGCCAGAACCCATTCTGTTTACGTCCCTTTGTTAGTTCAGTAGGTCATGTGAGTGAATTTGTCCTCGTTCCCCAGTTCTCCTCAGGTGGGCTTCCTTCGCTTCCTTcatctgctctcctcctttgaCTGGCGGAACAACCCACTGGTGGTCAACCTCAACAACCAACTCGCaggcacgcgcacacacacacacacacaaatgcacgcacatacacccctcttctctctgtgtcacacaaacaaatccttCCTGGCCGCTTTCTATTTAGACACCCGACATACTTCAACATCCTGCTCATATGTGTTGCTGTTTCCACACAAAGTTGAATTGTTGTTCTCTTCTTTGGTCACATGCAGCCACTGACTATACAGAAATCAAGAATGACTTCATGGCCTCCAGGGAGTCCCTGCCCGTCATGTTTATAGCTACGCCTAAGGACAAAAAGACATCTATGTGGACCAAGCGAGGACCTAGTGTACAGGTCAGTGGACACGCAAACGCACAAGCTCAACTTGCATAACAACAGATTTTAATAGATAAGCACTCAatgctgaattttaaaaacaattctaTATTACAAGTGGTCAGTATCAGAAAAAACCAAATGGGATAATGACATGAAATAGGTCACAAACACTAAGTAAATCACAAACAACGGTGTAGAAAAGAGTTACATGTTCTTGGCAGTGAGCAGTCGCATAGTTTCCCGATCCTGGAGCCTTTCCTCAGTGCACACTGTTCTCCTGGATCACACTGTCAAAagatataaaactttattagaACAAGTATTGATTTATGATTTCTTCTTCATAAGTGAACAGTTAATGTCCCTGGAAAGATAATAAGACAAATGAAGATACTGTTTTAAAATTCCAGATGGGATGATTTACTGCACTACTCACCACAGGCAGATAGCCATACTTTTTTCTCAGAGCTGGAAATTGATTGTTCTGAAGTCTTTCCAAAACCTCATGTAAATTATTGATCTGGAAATGCAGAAATTTGATTCATTACTGTAGCATATAACCacaatataaattaataaacatttcaaaggaTCAATACCACTAAGTATATCAACAGCCCCCTTAGCCAACTCTTTGAAAGCACTTCTTCAGGGTTAGCTCACCAGTTGCTGTTCTTTGCCGTTTTCTGACGTGGTGTAATAAggtaaatgttttgttctgtatTCCTCTGTTTGGGTGTAGCCGTAGCTGTATAAGAGTCCAGTGGTAAACAGTAGTGTCCTAAAAATATGCACACGGCAGCTTCCCATGGTGCGTAGCTGACCCAGATAAGTTTCCTGCGCTCACCCACTTCACTCCCACTACAAGCCCAACATTGACTCCAAGCCTCTCCCAGCATCCTCTTTTATACAGTGGCTGAGAGCAGGATCTCTGTCCACTGTGACGTCATCTTGGGCTTAATTAGCAAAATTGTAATGTTGAGGTTTATGTTAGTTTTACCCTCTttagaagcttttttttttttaattcacatgcCCGCACCCAACCCTTAAAATGTGTGTTCAAGACAAATATGCACAGATGATGAGAGTTAGTGACCGGGTGTGTTATTTGTAGTTTTTTCAATGACTCTGAATAACCACTAGGGAGCAGATTGTAATGGAGTGAATCAGAATGAATGTTTGAGTTTCTTTCTGAATTCACAAAATGCAGACCAGACCACTGACCCAAGTTCATTATCCTGATATTAAACATAATCATCATAATTTGGTCCATGGTTCCAACAGTagttaaaatacaaaacaacattgTATGCGAAGGAAAGAGCATTCGTTAGGTGTAAATCAACAGAGCACCATGCGTCCAGTAAGGACAAAGTAATTTAAAGTACTTTAAAAGATGGTGATTTTTACATTCATCACATTTGTATTATTATGCTGTGGTCTTTATAATTGTGTAAATGAACACAGAACCTCATGCTACCAGTGTTTTTATCCGGCTGTTTATCTGAGTGGCTTAGATAAGGCTTATCGCTCGGTGCTCTCTACAATCCAGGATATCGCTCTAAATGTAATGTTGTTTATGATGTcattgcctttgtgtgtgtatgcactgCAGTTGTTGGTCATATTTTACGTGTCTTAGGAAACTGAATTGCAGTGATAATTGTAAAGTCAGCCAGTAGAGTATATatctccaccgaggcccaacagacCCCTTAGATTTcgacaccaaattgcacactcaGAAAAATCTTCCTCTGAaatatgtctctttttttttcctcgggatccataaattattctctgggaaatagTTGAAAATATGCTTACAATGTTAAATGGTTTCTTGTTCCATCCAAATCCCTTGAATAGCTCTATTGtaaacctgctgacaaacaatccaacaaactgaaagggatgaaaacataacctccagaATGTGTAACGCCACTTTTGGTTGTGCTTTCAGATGCTGCAGCGTGTGGTGATGGTGGCTGCAGAGAGTCTGAAAGTACTGGAACATCAGCTGATGGACGGCAGCCAGATTCAAGATGTCCGGGTGAGTAACAATCACGTTCAAAATCTCTCTTACTTAAATAATCGAATGTTTTAGTGAATTATCATTAAATATCTCTAAACCGTAAAACactggtgtttgtgtgcaggtggTCATGCGTCCTCCTCTGGACGCCTACGATGTCTTGATCCACTTGAACCCGAAGCAGGTTCCCCTCCTCGGCCATGCGGTAGACCCTCCCGCTGTCAACTTCAGCAGGGGGGTGTTGACTGGCGGTGCAACCCAGTCCGGAGGGGCCCTGCCCGTCATCGACTATAACCCGGTGTCGCTCTACCTGGCCGAGCTCAGAGTGAGTCTGATCTGTTGGGGAAggtgtcattttaaaaacaccttGATAAATAGCAGGATAAACGCAAATAACTCACAGCTGGATTGCTCAGAGGAATGACTTCCAGCAGCTTCCTGAGAAAACAGATAACTTGGAAGGGAAATAATCAGTTAAAATCCCTTTTTTCATGCATTGTTCACAAAACCATGACATTGATGCACTGATAATATCTCTCTTTCTATTCTACTAAGGAATTAATATCCATgttcttcaccttctcttttCACACTCGTAAACTTGACATGTATTTTAAAGGATATTTCTCAGCCAGGCTCTGGACGCTTGACctcctcactctgtctctcttcttgtTGTTTGTCTTCATCTACCATTAATTTGCTACATTATGCAGCCAGTACAGCATGTGTACACTAAGGCATTAATGACAGAGGACATCAGTCAGTCCAAGAGCTGATTATAGAAAATATCACTTTATTGTCATGATACAATGAGATTAGCAGTGCTCCTCAAGTTTTACTGCATTTAAAATTTCAAACATCAACCACCATGCACACAAAATGCAAATTTAGTTTCAGATGTTGATTTTGGGCTTAATCGGATTTgaatagtaaaataaatgtaatgatatTGCCCTGGTTAAACAGGTTAAACATTTGACTGAGCTTATCAAACAGAGGTAAATGAAAGGGCGTGTTGATGAAGTAAACAGAGGAaactaaagccattttcagacatgaactcccgAGAACATTCCCACAATTGTTTTTTCCTAGAATTTGCCTTTCATCAACACAATCTCTTGCTTGCATTGAATCCTGCAGAAGACTTTCTTGCTGTGTTCACAAATGGGCTCATTCGGACATGATCCAGAATTTTTACTGGGGGGGCCTGTaggagaaagtctggagcccCTTACTCGGACGTCCTCACATACAGATTCATAGTATTCACAGTATAacatgcagctcaaagtgctttacataaaacaacatattaagacaggaaaatatgttaaaacaaaacattttaggacattttctttaataattCGTTGAgtttaaggtccagtgtgtaagatttaggtgaaaggcaactattggcagaaatctaatgtagaataatcttcatgatgttttcacaagtttgtATCATCTCAATTGtaagaattgtagttttctttaccccagaaaaggccctttatatttaaatactttatattaacatcaaggggaccctctctacggaggccgccatgtgttttacattagtcaacactggacaaactaaacaccttttgagttgttatgacaattaaaggctaccacaggttcttttacatgtttgggaggagagggtgaggtgaggggtgttcagctgcaacatgcaatttcaacactagatcttgcaaaattctacacactgaacctttacgCAAGGTGAAGATTATaatgaaagataacacatggtTCAATCAAAAAAAGGTTTTGGCAGTTTTTGAGACTTGTTGACAGAAATTGCAACTAACTCCAACAATTGTCGTGAGAATTAAttccacagatttcagccataATTACAGAAAGCTGCTTCAACATGTTTGAGTGTGGAACATTCATCAATCCAGTACTAAAGAACCTCAGCGAGCAGATTGCAACACACTCTAATTGACAATTTAAAAGTTAAGAAGGTGCCAGGCCATTTCTGGCTTTGAAAGCAAGAAAGACAAGACCTTTCCTGAGTGTAACTTGCAAACTGTGCAGTGATGCTACTGCAACAATTTATAAAAGGATTTGCCCTTAGAGTCGACAACTGCAACAAAATAGTTGTCCACTTATTTCCTGAGCTTCTGCTGCTCCATC
Proteins encoded in this window:
- the nol6 gene encoding nucleolar protein 6, which produces MKKKQTDAEEPLEMTPSDSAHEEEDTEAPVKAKRSKPDDKVVYHPVKLSRNDLYRPPTAEELNQLKEAESLFHCSLLKMQMEELLKEVALSEHRKRQIDSFVQTVTKLLQAVPDSPEVEVSDLSWLSGAVKIPFLLVPKTTKGKFHMTPPASVDLIGSYPLGTCTKPGIMVDLAVTIPADVLHPKDVLNQRYPRKRALYLAGLAQYLLSSSEIGTMRYSCLHGNRLRPVLLLTPPDCSSFTVRVHACPPPGFFKPNRFHPQRNNIRTEWYTGLQTAQSESNEPPTPHYNSSVLGDLLPRAHLQFLSAVSSQCSAFSEGVALLKVWLRQRELNQGTGCFNGFLASMLLAYLLTTRRISNTMTAYQLLRNSLNFLASTDLTVNGISLAKNPDSTAPSLAEFDSAFQVVFVDPSGHLNMCADMTACTYKQLQHEASVSMQFWDNPTVDGFHSLLMTPKPMIRTSDHVFQLCELAKLQSSCKKLNLLNELMDHSGDYVHASLPFLLSLLQQGLGQRIHLLTHSLSPDPEWSVESEAPKHKAQPPLSFGLLLKPELAASVLERGPPADSPKAAEFRQLWGPRSELRRFQDGGITEAVLWDGESMCQKRLVPKQIISHLLQLHAEIPESCVRYVGAMVDGVIKTGSEVPSTGEEESLKVVQSYDDLSRKLWRLEGLPLSITAVQGAHPALRYTQVFPPQPLKLDYSFFEREKISRSLVPKEDKPCPAYITPITVICHMEGSGKWPHDRLAIRHIRAAFHNSLGELLKSHHNYTCRPCPTHLDVWKDGLAFRIQVAYHREPQVLRESVNAEGLLVVRDNEEAQALEMATIHKPLLTSTLHGLQQEHPCFGAVCRLVKRWLGAQLFSEDITEDTADLLVASLFLQPAPFTPPGSPQVGFLRFLHLLSSFDWRNNPLVVNLNNQLAATDYTEIKNDFMASRESLPVMFIATPKDKKTSMWTKRGPSVQMLQRVVMVAAESLKVLEHQLMDGSQIQDVRVVMRPPLDAYDVLIHLNPKQVPLLGHAVDPPAVNFSRGVLTGGATQSGGALPVIDYNPVSLYLAELREGFGDLALFFCDPYGGTVIAVVWKPKAFISMPFKTSQMSARSVEVTGEEVKTLPNVEAILEDFQIMGKGLVKSVDARTEKWSF
- the LOC109633828 gene encoding E3 SUMO-protein ligase ZBED1-like; translation: MKRTGRRRSSVWDCFEQVGNFVRCMKCDATLKYCGGATSTMMNHMSRHHPYIAPLDEDEKPVICTVQCSSEEESAANNQDIMQVNIMSPNVAANIHERDYGERKRLKRSSVWDIFIKVDDEVHCTMCDTKLKYRSSTTSMMYHIKNKHPDTMPNDGVSLATHAEVTELISRMIEKDMLPISVVSGDGFRELLAYTVHNYKMPSAGDITRLIEGHFHEKVEELVVQLGRVEKVALTAEFWTALPFQRYITVSCSFITEEWQGRSAVLQTHKLSSDSHPTTDSVTEKLLNTVKTWGIPGKVTACVHNNTQDILSARACSRVSWDYATCFATTLQQAVSDGLSEDLVRIIIAAGKLAKHFSYNILASEALGQKQVQMCLPQHKLIQSSKARWDTICDMFERLLEQRWAIKAVLSDRTVTNRQEAQTLEIEDDCWQIIENFTPVLATLKWATTVISAETEVSISNIYPITFSLIQTHLVPRENDVEQVSEFKLKVQTSLRSHMEVDSNDLSSKPALIASMLDPRHKHLSFLTPTGRLAAKVKLHELVSKLDVITTTVGPKDEQQETLITPDISQVAMPSQMRSDTKNTMMLLLGDNYSSSYATDSEAQVDYYLRDIAPSLDINPLDWWRVNGPRFPKLATLARHYLCVPGVSLPSLLSESGQAFATMRTRLSPEHVDMMIFVNRNA